One genomic window of Coffea eugenioides isolate CCC68of chromosome 1, Ceug_1.0, whole genome shotgun sequence includes the following:
- the LOC113775442 gene encoding probable protein phosphatase 2C 24, with protein sequence MAEICCGVASEREAASSVCKPSSRAARRRRMEIRRIKFVAHPEDGAENGKKRPRLEIYPAASVSRECDYAVGDQNLVSKVKNGMNKEMTDEFPPILNGAPIFLTAQLASTLLVNSKPFPKFGMASVCGRRRDMEDAVAIRPSFCRGDFEDAALLHYFAVYDGHGCSHVAAKCRERLHELVKEELESREESTEWKNAMERSFIRMDKEVVTSSASLMASNCRCELQTPECDAVGSAAVVAIVTPDKIIVANCGDSRAVLCRNGKAIPLSDDHKPDRPDELNRIQGAGGRVIYWDCPRVQGVLAMSRAIGDNYLKPYVSCVPEVTITDRTADDDCLILASDGLWDVVSNDTACGVARMCLKKGKGPPCSPGEEVGNENSDKACSDASMLLTKLALARRSADNVSVVVIDLRKDVSRLQR encoded by the exons ATGGCGGAGATATGTTGCGGAGTGGCGAGTGAGAGGGAGGCGGCGTCGTCGGTTTGCAAGCCGAGTTCCAGAGCGGCGAGGCGGAGGAGAATGGAGATCCGGAGGATCAAGTTTGTAGCGCACCCGGAGGATGGTGCGGAGAACGGAAAGAAGCGGCCGAGGCTGGAGATATATCCGGCTGCGTCGGTTTCGCGGGAGTGCGATTACGCTGTCGGGGATCAAAATCTTGTCTCCAAGGTGAAAAACGGAATGAATAAGGAGATGACCGACGAGTTCCCCCCGATTTTGAATGGTGCTCCGATTTTTTTGACTGCACAATTGGCATCGACGCTGCTTGTCAATTCCAAACCGTTCCCAAAGTTCGGAATGGCGTCGGTTTGCGGGAGGCGGAGAGATATGGAAGACGCGGTGGCGATTCGTCCTTCGTTTTGCCGCGGAGACTTTGAAGACGCCGCTCTGCTTCATTATTTCGCCGTCTATGACGGTCACGGATGCTCTCAT GTGGCGGCAAAGTGTAGAGAGCGGTTGCACGAGCTGGTGAAGGAAGAGCTAGAGAGCAGAGAAGAAAGTACGGAATGGAAAAATGCAATGGAGCGAAGCTTCATTCGTATGGACAAGGAGGTAGTTACATCCAGCGCCAGCTTGATGGCCTCCAACTGCCGCTGCGAGCTTCAAACGCCCGAATGCGACGCAGTTGGATCGGCCGCCGTCGTAGCAATTGTAACTCCAGATAAGATCATTGTGGCCAATTGTGGTGATTCTCGTGCCGTCCTTTGCCGTAATGGCAAGGCCATCCCCCTCTCTGACGATCATAAG CCGGATCGGCCAGATGAACTGAATCGGATACAGGGCGCCGGTGGACGCGTAATATATTGGGATTGTCCACGCGTCCAAGGAGTTCTTGCCATGTCACGAGCCATAG GTGACAATTATTTGAAGCCATATGTGAGCTGTGTGCCGGAGGTGACGATCACAGATCGGACGGCGGACGACGACTGTTTGATATTGGCAAGTGATGGATTATGGGACGTGGTGTCGAACGACACCGCATGCGGGGTGGCTCGGATGTGTCTGAAGAAGGGGAAAGGACCACCGTGTTCGCCGGGGGAGGAGGTGGGGAATGAGAATTCAGACAAGGCTTGTTCTGATGCATCAATGCTATTAACAAAGCTGGCTTTGGCTAGGAGGAGCGCCGACAACGTCAGTGTTGTCGTAATCGATCTGAGGAAGGACGTGTCCAGACTCCAGAGATAG
- the LOC113777886 gene encoding methylsterol monooxygenase 2-2 isoform X2, whose amino-acid sequence MAASLLESGWTYLITHFSDFQLACLGSFFLHESVFFLSGLPCIYLERAGWLSKYKIQTKNNTPAAQEKCISRLLLYHFCVNLPVMVFSYPVFRYMGMRSSLPLPSWKVISTQILFYFILEDFVFYWGHRILHTKWLYKHVHSVHHEVLETVEAHCGYHFPWSLSNFLPLYGGADFHDYHHRLLYTKSGNYSSTFVYMDWIFGTDKGYRKLKALKSYGDEAAGKDI is encoded by the exons ATGGCTGCTTCCCTCCTTGAATCTGGTTGGACG TATTTGATTACTCACTTCAGTGACTTTCAGCTGGCCTGTCTTGGAAGTTTCTTTCTTCATGAAAGTGTCTTCTTCTTGTCTGGCCTTCCTTGCATTTATCTTGAAAGGGCTGGATGGCTGAGCAAGTATAAAATTCAG ACAAAAAATAACACCCCTGCTGCTCAGGAGAAATGTATCAGTCGTCTGCTGCTGTACCATTTTTGTGTCAACCTGCCAGTGATGGTTTTCTCCTATCCTGTCTTCAGATACATGGGGATGAGAAGTAGCCTTCCATTGCCGTCCTG GAAAGTAATCTCAACACAGATTTTGTTCTACTTCATTCTGGAGGATTTTGTATTCTACTGGGGACATAGAATTTTACATACTAAGTGGCTCTACAAACATGTCCACAGTGTTCATCACGA AGTCCTTGAGACTGTCGAGGCGCATTGTGGTTATCATTTTCCATGGAGTCTCTCAAATTTCTTACCCTTATATGGGGG TGCTGATTTTCATGATTATCATCATCGACTGCTCTATACAAAGTCTGGCAACTACTCATCAACCTTTGTTTACATGGACTG GATATTTGGCACTGACAAAGGTTACAGAAAATTGAAGGCATTGAAGAGCTATGGAGATGAAGCCGCTGGCAAAGATATATGA
- the LOC113777886 gene encoding methylsterol monooxygenase 2-2 isoform X1, producing MAASLLESGWTYLITHFSDFQLACLGSFFLHESVFFLSGLPCIYLERAGWLSKYKIQTKNNTPAAQEKCISRLLLYHFCVNLPVMVFSYPVFRYMGMRSSLPLPSWKVISTQILFYFILEDFVFYWGHRILHTKWLYKHVHSVHHEYATPFGLTSEYAHPAEILFLGFATIIGPAITGPHLITLWLWMMLRVLETVEAHCGYHFPWSLSNFLPLYGGADFHDYHHRLLYTKSGNYSSTFVYMDWIFGTDKGYRKLKALKSYGDEAAGKDI from the exons ATGGCTGCTTCCCTCCTTGAATCTGGTTGGACG TATTTGATTACTCACTTCAGTGACTTTCAGCTGGCCTGTCTTGGAAGTTTCTTTCTTCATGAAAGTGTCTTCTTCTTGTCTGGCCTTCCTTGCATTTATCTTGAAAGGGCTGGATGGCTGAGCAAGTATAAAATTCAG ACAAAAAATAACACCCCTGCTGCTCAGGAGAAATGTATCAGTCGTCTGCTGCTGTACCATTTTTGTGTCAACCTGCCAGTGATGGTTTTCTCCTATCCTGTCTTCAGATACATGGGGATGAGAAGTAGCCTTCCATTGCCGTCCTG GAAAGTAATCTCAACACAGATTTTGTTCTACTTCATTCTGGAGGATTTTGTATTCTACTGGGGACATAGAATTTTACATACTAAGTGGCTCTACAAACATGTCCACAGTGTTCATCACGA GTATGCAACACCATTTGGACTGACCTCTGAATATGCTCACCCTGCTGAAATTTTGTTCCTTGGGTTTGCTACAATAATTGGTCCTGCCATCACTGGGCCCCATTTGATTACACTCTGGCTATGGATGATGCTTAGAGTCCTTGAGACTGTCGAGGCGCATTGTGGTTATCATTTTCCATGGAGTCTCTCAAATTTCTTACCCTTATATGGGGG TGCTGATTTTCATGATTATCATCATCGACTGCTCTATACAAAGTCTGGCAACTACTCATCAACCTTTGTTTACATGGACTG GATATTTGGCACTGACAAAGGTTACAGAAAATTGAAGGCATTGAAGAGCTATGGAGATGAAGCCGCTGGCAAAGATATATGA
- the LOC113763311 gene encoding eukaryotic translation initiation factor 3 subunit G — protein MAVETANQPSKLRWGELDEDDGEDLDFLLPPKQVIGPDDNGIKKLIEYKFNDEGNKIKITTTTRIRKLANARLSKRAVERRSWPKFGDAVHEDVGSHLTMVSTEEIILERPRAPGTKQEEVKVVGDSGQIGKPGAVLMVCRTCGKKGDHWTSKCPYKDLAPPSEGFVDKPASEATTAAANSTKGAYVPPSMRAGAERSGTEMRRRNEENSVRVTNLSEDTREPDLLELFRPFGPVSRVYVAVDQKTGISRGFGFVNFVNREDAERAINKLNGYGYDNLILRVEWAAPRSN, from the exons ATGGCGGTAGAGACAGCAAACCAACCAAGCAAGCTCCGATGGGGAGAGCTGGATGAGGACGACGGAGAGGACCTTGACTTCCTTTTGCCCCCAAAGCAGGTCATTGGCCCCGATGACAACGGGATTAAGAAGCTTATCGAGTACAAGTTCAACGACGAAGGCAACAAAATCAAGATCACCACCACCACTCGCATCCGCAAACTAGCTAACGCACGCCTCAGCAAGCGGGCCGTCGAGCGCCGCTCCTGGCCCAAGTTCGGCGATGCTGTCCATGAAGATGTCGGTAGCCACCTTACCATGGTCTCCACTGAAGAAATTATCCTTGAACGCCCTAGAGCCCCTG GCACTAAACAGGAGGAAGTAAAGGTTGTTGGAGACTCAGGTCAAATTGGTAAACCAGGAGCTGTTCTCATGGTCTGCAGGACCTGTGGAAAGAAGGGTGATCACTGGACTTCAAAGTGTCCTTACAAGGACCTTGCTCCCccaagtgagggttttgtggaTAAGCCAGCTTCTGAGGCCACCACTGCAGCAGCTAATTCTACAAAAGGAGCATATGTGCCACCTAGCATGAGGGCAGGTGCAGAGAGATCTGGAACTGAAATGAGAcgcagaaatgaagaaaactCTGTCAGGGTGACTAACCTTTCGGAGGATACAAGGGAGCCTGACTTGCTTGAACTATTCCGCCCTTTTGGTCCTGTAAGCCGAGTTTACGTTGCTGTTGATCAGAAGACTGGCATAAGCAGAGGTTTTGGTTTTGTTAATTTCGTGAATAGGGAAGATGCTGAGAGAGCCATCAACAAACTTAATGGCTATGGTTATGATAATTTAATCCTGAGAGTTGAATGGGCTGCACCTAGGTCAAATTAG